The candidate division WOR-3 bacterium nucleotide sequence GAAACCGCAAGTTCGCCCTCAAATATATCACACGTGACGATATTGCATCTTTAACCAAAGATGCCGCGGATATTTCAGGGATCCCTTACGTGATGGATGTTGACAAGGAAGAGGTTGAAAAAATACTTAACGGATAACTAATTACTGATGACAGATAACCGATAACAAGTAACCGAAATCTGGCATGTGATGTCTGTTATCTGATATCAGACATCGGTTATCTGATATCAGGCATCAGTCTGTTTGGGTTTTCTCCTGAACCATGTTCTTGAATATCTTTGAAGGACGGAAAAACGGTACATAGCGATCAGCCAGAGTGTACACTTTACCACTCTTAGGGGCTTTTGCACTTCGGCCCGGACGTTTCCTGAGTTCGAATGTCCCGAATCTTCTCAATTCTACCCTCTTATTCTGTATTAAAACATCAAAAAGAGTATCCAGGAATGTATCAATCAGCTTTTCGATATCTGTCTTAGTGTACGCCGGGCCTATCTTTTCGGCGATTTTCTCAATCAAAAATTCCCTTCGCATCATTCCTCCTTGCTAATTGTTTTTCTTCCGAACATATGCTTCGCTACTGCCCTGACTTACAGAGCTGGGGATGCCAGCGGCGACAATCTATTATATTCAAATGAACCCATCTGTCAATGCTTTTATCACGAAATTACGAATCAAAACCCGCGTGCTCCGAACCCTATACGCCCATCTGTTTCTTACGTCTCTTGGTCTTCCTCCGTTCATCCCATGATCGTTGGTCACGCTTCGATACTTTCCCCTTTTCAATCAGATTGCGAAACTGTTTTTCAGTCAGAAGCTTCCGCCTTTCCTTCTTGCGGCGCTCGGTTTTCTTCCTGCTCTCCTTCATTGGGTACCTCCCTCATAATTTTACACAATACATTGACGTTGTCAACGTTTCCCAATTTTTTCCTTGACTTTCAGAGAAAAGTAAATATCATTCTACTAACAAAGGAGGACCGCAAGTGGCATTTAACATATTCTCTGTATTACGAGGTATCAGAAGCCAGTTCTTGAGCGACATAGCAATAGACCTGGGCACGCGTACAACCCTCATCTATGTGAATGGCCGCGGCATCGTTCTTGATGAACCAACAGTTGTCGCGATTGATACGAAAACGAAGAAATGCCTTGCGATCGGAAATGAAGCAAAGCAAATGCTGGGCAGAACACCAAACGACATCAAGGCAATAAGGCCAATGAAAGACGGGGTCATTGCTGACTTTGAGATGGTTGAATTGCTGCTGCGTATTTTCATTGAAAGAGTTCAGAAAAAACGCCTTTTTACGCGCCCGCGTGTTCTGATCTGTGTACCATCTGGCATAACCGAAGTCGAAAAGAGAGCGGTCAGAGATTCTGCCGAAGCGGCAGGCGCGCGCGAAGTCTTCCTCGTGCCCGAGCCAATTTCTGCCGCGATAGGAATCGGTCTACCCGTCCATTCACCAATCGGAAATATGATCGTCGACATAGGTGGTGGTACGACAGAAATTGCCGTCATCGCTCTATCTGGCATCGTGACGAACAGCTCTATCCGTATTGCCGGTGACGAAATGGATGATGCCATAATCCAGTACATCAAGAAGACCTACAATCTCATAATCGGAGAGCAAACTGCCGAGAATATCAAAGTCGGGATAGGCAATGCGTTCCCGACCGTTGAAGAAAAAACCCTCGAGGTCAAAGGACGTGACCTTGTATCAGGCATCCCAAAAACGGTGAAACTCACCAGCCACGAGGTGCGGGAAGCCATTCAGGAACCTCTGTCGATGATCTCAGAAACGATACGGCTCACCCTTGAGAAAACCCCTCCGGAACTTGCTGCGGACATCGTAAATAACGGTATATACATGGCCGGTGGTGGTTCACTCCTGAAAGGCATCGATACCCTGGTCAGAGAAGAGACCAATCTGCCAGTGACGATCGCCGATGAACCGAACAAGGTCGTGGTCATAGGTGCGGGAAAGATCCTCGAAGACCTGAATCGGTACGAAAAGGTCATCTATACAATGAAGCGAGCATAGTTGCGTCGTCAGCAGATCATACTTTTCATCCTTCTATTCATTGTATCTACCATACCAGTTTTATTAAGCGAAAACACCAATCTCAATTTAGCGAGAGACCTTTCGTCATTTCTCCTCTTTCCTTTCCGTATCACGACTGCTTTTGTTGAATACCTCGCTATCTCAAACACCCGCATCGAGAAACTTGAGACTATCGTAAACCAATTGAAGCTCGAGAATGCAACACTAAAGGACCAACTCGTCGTCGACACGACAAATCTGGAATTCAGGTCGTACATTCTCTTGAAAGCATCGGTGGTGGGCCGTGACCCGCTCAACATAAATGGCTACCTGCACATCGACAGGGGCACTGTGCACGGCGTCTCCGAAAATCAGACAGTACTCTCGGTCGACGGTTTCGTCGGCAAGATAAGACACGTCGGGCCGTCCAGCAGCATCGTTGAGACAATCGAAAACCGAGGCTTCACGGTCAGTGCAATCGATGTGAGCACCGGCATTCACGGTATCGTGAAGAAACAAGAGAATCTCATGTTTCTTTATATCCGTCATAACGATGCAATTGGTATTGGTGATTCGATAACGACCTCGGGAATGAGCGAAATATTCCCAAAAGGTATTTTGATCGGCAACGTCCACACCATCTCTGAATCCGAGGATATGTTCTTCAAAAACGTATACATCACTCCGGCTTCCCAGATTAACAGGCTGGTGTCAGTGTACGTAGTCCAAGATACTTTGACAAATCCCGCAAGGAACTGAAAATGATCCGCTATTTACTCTATTTTCTTGCCTTGTACCTCAGTCTGCCTTTCAACAGCACAATTGAAATTGCCACAATAATCGTATTCTTTGTCATCATGAAAGAGGATGCACGCTTTGCCCTTATCTTTGCTTTCGCGACTGGTCTTTTGACCGACCTCTACTATCCCGTTCGACTCGGGGTCAACGCCATCGTCTATATTTCTCTGACCCAGTTACTGCTCTATCTGAAGAGATTCCTTGTACTGAACCCGCTCACCACCATCGCCACATTCACCGTCTTGTATCTCGTCAAAACCGCTGCTCTCAATGTCTTTGTCTCGGCGCACATTGATGCTGCCCGGATAATATTTACGATTCTCATATTCTTCCCTATTGTTTTTTTGCTGAATAGAATCGGCTACGGTATATGGATGAAAAAGCAATAACTTTCAAAGCAATTCGAAATCTCATTTTTGCACTCGCCGCAATTATTGTTCTCTGGAGCATCAAGCTTCAGATTTTTGAAGGCAAAAAGTA carries:
- a CDS encoding integration host factor subunit beta is translated as MRREFLIEKIAEKIGPAYTKTDIEKLIDTFLDTLFDVLIQNKRVELRRFGTFELRKRPGRSAKAPKSGKVYTLADRYVPFFRPSKIFKNMVQEKTQTD
- a CDS encoding rod shape-determining protein is translated as MFSVLRGIRSQFLSDIAIDLGTRTTLIYVNGRGIVLDEPTVVAIDTKTKKCLAIGNEAKQMLGRTPNDIKAIRPMKDGVIADFEMVELLLRIFIERVQKKRLFTRPRVLICVPSGITEVEKRAVRDSAEAAGAREVFLVPEPISAAIGIGLPVHSPIGNMIVDIGGGTTEIAVIALSGIVTNSSIRIAGDEMDDAIIQYIKKTYNLIIGEQTAENIKVGIGNAFPTVEEKTLEVKGRDLVSGIPKTVKLTSHEVREAIQEPLSMISETIRLTLEKTPPELAADIVNNGIYMAGGGSLLKGIDTLVREETNLPVTIADEPNKVVVIGAGKILEDLNRYEKVIYTMKRA
- a CDS encoding rod shape-determining protein MreC; translated protein: MRRQQIILFILLFIVSTIPVLLSENTNLNLARDLSSFLLFPFRITTAFVEYLAISNTRIEKLETIVNQLKLENATLKDQLVVDTTNLEFRSYILLKASVVGRDPLNINGYLHIDRGTVHGVSENQTVLSVDGFVGKIRHVGPSSSIVETIENRGFTVSAIDVSTGIHGIVKKQENLMFLYIRHNDAIGIGDSITTSGMSEIFPKGILIGNVHTISESEDMFFKNVYITPASQINRLVSVYVVQDTLTNPARN